In a genomic window of Vigna angularis cultivar LongXiaoDou No.4 chromosome 6, ASM1680809v1, whole genome shotgun sequence:
- the LOC108319143 gene encoding uncharacterized protein LOC108319143: MASPIGINSSLSATPIITSAKLNWRNYLSWSSAVELWFLGQGHHDHLEQDISMIQDDEKSQWQKLDFQLCAILWQSVEQEVLDILRPYKTCSSFWKRAQDIFANDVQRLFDATQRAASLKQVNHDMVSHIAKARAAVEELKNFFIADSLEGINKKLDKFYMVLILRSLHSDYDHVRDLILAGDQIPSMDGLVTRLLRVPTSVKNENPIEVIETSAMTIPEGRGVPQGRGGGRSNRGRGGRSIRPQCTYCNKIGHTRDKCYILHGYPDKVAHVSKAGDLESRISNEEYEEFLRYKSGKSFNPGQSSTMTSVPTTNLSKSVEGHNPWILDSGASDHISGTWDRSSDWRRT; this comes from the exons ATGGCATCTCCTATTGGAATTAATTCCTCTCTATCTGCTACTCCAATCATCACATCTGCAAAGCTCAATTGGAGAAATTATTTATCATGGTCTTCTGCTGTGGAATtgtggtttcttggtcaagggCACCATGATCATCTTGAACAAGACATTTCTATGATTCAAGACGACGAAAAATCCCAATGGCAAAAATTGGATTTTCAGTTATGTGCAATTTTGTGGCAGTCAGTTGAGCAAGAAGTTCTAGATATATTAAGACCCTATAAGACTTGTTCATCCTTTTGGAAAAGGGCACAAGACATATTTGCTAATGATGTACAACGTCTGTTTGATGCAACTCAAAGAGCAGCATCTCTAAAGCAAGTCAATCATGACATGGTTTCTCATATAGCAAAGGCTAGGGCTGCTGTAGAAGAATTAAAGAACTTCTTTATAGCTGATTCATTAGAAGGGATCAATAAAAAGCTTGACAAGTTTTACATGGTCCTAATTCTAAGAAGTTTACACTCAGATTATGATCATGTACGTGATCTGATTTTAGCTGGTGATCAAATCCCATCAATGGATGGCTTAGTTACTCGACTTCTTCGAGTACCTACATCAGTGAAAAATGAGAATCCAATTGAGGTTATTGAAACATCAGCCATGACAATACCCGAAGGAAGAGGAGTGCCACAAGGGAGAGGAGGAGGCAGAAGCAACCGAGGACGTGGTGGTCGTAGTATacgtcctcaatgcacatattgtaacAAAATAGGTCATACTCGGgacaaatgttatattttacatGGATATCCAGACAAAGTTGCTCATGTTTCTAAAGCTGGTGATCTAGAATccagaatttcaaatgaagaatatgaagaatttCTCAGATACAAGTCTGGAAAATCATTTAATCCTGGTCAATCTTCTACCATGACCAGTGTGCCTACAACCAACCTATCTAAATCTGTGGAAGGTCATAATCCATGGATTCTTGACTCCGGTGCCTCTGACCATATCTCTG gaacatgggacaggtcgtctgattggagaaggacatga